Proteins from one Monodelphis domestica isolate mMonDom1 chromosome 6, mMonDom1.pri, whole genome shotgun sequence genomic window:
- the LOC103097845 gene encoding uncharacterized protein LOC103097845 isoform X2 encodes MDPRMEAIVALIELVRRLGVGHGPTKGELDNLCGGEGDLRGKSADGKALMDHTRRPAPRARSPSARSPTSLVRDLGALDGAVRTQEAKLRPQSNPGHDSDPRSAGREPPPRSPLAGAPTLRDHIEKLAKNQCALHEAQKSLQQAVRDLSRKVDTLARTIPTALHGVTSSQTDLGKNLNHHGSQLSSVEYSLDRFQARTNTAGQPDIGPVLPGLSLDGADLYPSKESY; translated from the exons ATGGACCCACGCATGGAGGCCATAGTGGCTCTGATTGAGCTCGTGCGCAGACTTGGCGTGGGCCATGGCCCCACAAAAGGAGAGCTAGACAACCTCTGCGGGGGAGAAGGAGACCTCCGGGGAAAGTCCGCCGATGGCAAGGCCCTTATGGACCATACCAGGAGGCCTGCGCCGCGGGCCAGGTCCCCGAGCGCCCGCTCCCCGACATCGTTAGTACGAGACCTCGGTGCCCTCGACGGCGCTGTGCGGACCCAGGAAGCGAAGCTTCGCCCGCAGAGCAACCCGGGCCACGACTCCGACCCTAGGAGCGCCGGGCGCGAGCCTCCCCCCAGGAGCCCATTAGCCGGCGCCCCGACTCTCCGAGACCACATCGAAAAACTGGCCAAGAACCAGTGTGCCCTACATGAGGCTCAGAAATCCCTACAACAAGCAGTCAGGGACCTCTCCAGGAAAGTTGATACCCTGGCCAGGACGATCCCGACCGCGCTGCACGGCGTCACCAGCAGCCAGACCGACTTAGGCAAGAACCTGAACCACCACGGAAGTCAGCTGTCCTCCGTTGAGTACAGCCTGGATCGGTTTCAGGCCAGGACAAACACTGCTGGCCAGCCTGACATCGGCCCAGTTCTTCCTGGTCTCTCCCTGGATGGTGCTGACCTCTATCCTTCTAAAGAG aGTTACTGA
- the LOC103097845 gene encoding uncharacterized protein LOC103097845 isoform X1, whose amino-acid sequence MDLDLGVYIKYQLDGSLFDLCRLTAKTKTTERLILDTLFADDCALMAHQKNHLQTIVDRFSTATKLFGLTISLSKTEVLFQPAPGRPTNQPCITIDGTQLSNINTFKYLGSTIANDESLDHEINARIQKASQVLGRLLSKVLQHSGVSTATKLKVYNAVVLSSLLYGCETWTLYRKHMKQLEQFHQRSLRSIMRIQWQDRITNQEVLDRANSTSIEVLVLQTQLPATMVWTRPPHGPTANTKTGILW is encoded by the coding sequence atggatctagacctgggcgtctacatcaaataccaactggatggctcactatttgacctttgccgcctgactgcaaaaacaaagacaacagagagactcatcctggacactctcttcgcagatgactgtgctctcatggcccaccaaaaaaatcatctccaaaccattgtggacaggttctctacagcaacaaaactgtttggcctgactatcagcctcagcaaaacagaggtgctgttccaacctgcaccaggaaggccaacgaaccagccgtgcattacaatcgatggcacacaaCTTTCCAACATCAACAcgttcaagtacctgggcagcaccatcgccaatgacgagtccctagaccatgagattaatgccaggatccaaaaggccagccaggtgCTCGGGCggctgctctccaaagtcctccaacacagcggtgtaagcactgcaacgaagctcaaagtgtacaacgcagtggtcctcagctcgctcctgtatggttgcgagacatggacactgtaccggaagcacatgaaacagctggagcaattccaccaacgctccctccggtcaatcatgaggatccaatggcaggaccgaatcaccaaccaggaagtcctcgacagagccaactccaccagcatcgaagtcctggtcctccaaacccagctaccagcaacgatggtctggacacgccctccgcatggacccacagcgaataccaagacaggtattctatggtga